From a region of the Drosophila virilis strain 15010-1051.87 chromosome 3, Dvir_AGI_RSII-ME, whole genome shotgun sequence genome:
- the Cep135 gene encoding centrosomal protein of 135 kDa isoform X2, which produces MSDWDFKDLRAKLDVMGFNQTLPVLAIPLVGAIFGDLIKTTECLRDTKRQVADLLEEKACWELGVEPYKCDNSRLLAECNELHLQSLKEREGYELRLYEAERRIRNLQTDNEHLQSHNVQLQSQLDAFLSKQLINAATAKRTQLAISRQNKRPFISTVRSGEALPALSGISTNSSLKCTKCNAGVVQKTTTTTKDGVTVTHTSGAEEIDRLQNELTSAGEQLEFYKRKVESRNREIRRLNDLLAGGRPPAALAKDCCYKEVGALSQDIDMLQREKSELMAQVGEYQDKMHDAMQRALRIEEEKQKLQTQLYELKEAALQVEQQANSEIDAKELELRQLQTELKQFHRRNDQRTKNPRLAAGCDESSVHNDKRILNEKLNLLTRREEELEALNEKQKKKLLKMEAKMSTLQKELREQQQQSCVTLDEEKIRLKSERDFFQKEYLRLMSKSGSDSEVAFLQAQIKSKDDELHALRSELCQASVAKLQLSPRKGDHCDSLPPPTTTCSSNSNSNRSDCVQAAIGRVERERDCARIELERLRCERDTLREKQLSSVQLHAEELQALRLRNEDLQDRIRQLERDYRDLNTARVPTETHNALLKEDMAELNKRLATLQAENEHLRRENGQITLINDQNERIIGDYQSKLLLAERQLHKADVRASTLDSSRETNRNEVTQLRTEIGSLRQTYIALEHEKDMLLNQLDNKTERLYKLEYEHKDCKEKRHALEQTIKELESQVDKLNTRTRQRDSALNETSAESKTLRQQIVALKASRDEAIAENGRLTDKLSDVQMESKTLQKKLKDSEQQVANMKQQLHKYVQEVKRAEDLLMNKEKEREELLEHYHNLTHDQVVLEGNNQSLEFEATEFKRQICELECEVRSLKDQLCCRQCKIDDLEMQLTAARASMRCLERELENAREQKIELDVRKELCDKLDIEKEKLNAELNELNEVRRKLEKECEKLRNELQEKFALNQVTTETTEQMLERIRGDQQRQDEAELSAKREMERLRQLHAKTVRELQEERERCNQQERLANQYERQAQELRKNLTEDRFCQARSREVSPKVPPQTL; this is translated from the exons atgagcGACTGGGATTTTAAGGATCTACGCGCAAAGCTCGATGTGATGGGCTTCAACCAAACGTTGCCCGTACTAGCAATACCGCTAGTTGGAGCTATATTTGGTGATTTAATCAAAACAACAGAATGCCTCCGTGATACAAAAAGGCAAGTTGCTGATCTCTTGGAA GAAAAAGCCTGCTGGGAACTGGGCGTTGAGCCCTACAAATGTGACAATTCGCGTTTGCTGGCCGAGTGTAACGAGCTGCACTTACAGTCTCTGAAAGAACGCGAAGGCTACGAACTCCGACTTTATG AGGCTGAGCGGCGCATACGCAATCTGCAGACTGATAACGAGCATTTGCAAAGCCATAATGTGCAACTACAAAGTCAACTTGATGCGTTTTTATCAAAGCAACTAATCAATGCGGCAACTGCTAAACGAACGCAGCTTGCGATATCAAGGCAGA ACAAACGGCCTTTTATAAGTACGGTTCGCTCTGGCGAAGCGTTGCCCGCCTTAAGTGGCATTTCAACCAACTCCTCGTTGAAATGCACCAAGTGCAATGCTGGAGTTGTTCAAAAGACTACAACGACCACTAAGGATGGCGTCACAGTAACGCATACAAGTGGAGCAGAAGAGATTGACAGACTGCAAAATGAGCTCACAAGTGCCGGCGAACAATTGGAGTTCTATAAGCGCAAAGTGGAATCGCGCAACCGGGAGATTCGACGGCTGAACGATTTGCTCGCAGGGGGCCGGCCACCCGCGGCATTAGCAAAAGACTGCTGCTACAAGGAAGTGGGCGCCCTCTCCCAGGACATTGACATGCTGCAGCGCGAGAAAAGCGAGCTGATGGCTCAGGTTGGCGAGTATCAAGATAAGATGCACGACGCCATGCAACGTGCGCTTCGCATTGAGGAAGAGAAACAAAAGTTGCAAACGCAACTGTACGAGTTAAAGGAAGCTGCTTTGCAGGTGGAGCAGCAAGCCAATTCCGAAATTGATGCGAAGGAATTAGAGCTGAGACAGTTGCAAACCGAGCTGAAGCAATTCCACCGACGCAATGATCAACGAACCAAGAACCCGCGTCTGGCCGCCGGGTGCGATGAATCCTCGGTCCACAATGACAAGCGAATTCTTAATGAAAAGCTCAATCTGCTAACTCGACGTGAAGAAGAGTTGGAAGCGCTAAATGAAAAGCAGAAAAAGAAGCTGCTCAAAATGGAAGCGAAGATGTCCACGCTACAAAAAGAGCtgcgggagcagcagcagcaaagctgTGTTACATTGGATGAGGAGAAAATACGATTAAAGTCTGAACGAGACTTTTTCCAAAAGGAGTATCTACGCCTCATGAGCAAATCCGGTTCGGACTCCGAGGTTGCGTTCCTGCAGGCccaaatcaaatcaaaggACGACGAGCTACATGCTCTTCGCTCAGAGTTATGCCAGGCGTCCGTTGCTAAGCTGCAGCTGTCACCCCGAAAGGGCGACCACTGCGACAGTTTACCACCACCCACCACCACATGCAGCtcgaacagcaacagcaatcgGAGCGACTGCGTCCAGGCTGCCATTGGACGCGTTGAACGCGAACGCGACTGTGCACGCATTGAGCTCGAACGCTTGCGTTGCGAGCGGGACACACTGCGGGAAAAACAGTTGAGCAGTGTCCAGCTGCATGCCGAGGAGCTGCAAGCTCTGCGTCTACGCAATGAGGACTTGCAGGATCGCATACGCCAGCTGGAGCGAGATTACCGTGACCTAAATACGGCACGCGTGCCCACTGAAACACATAATGCTCTCTTGAAGGAAGATATGGCTGAGCTAAACAAGCGCTTAGCGACGCTGCAGGCCGAGAATGAGCACCTGAGGAGGGAGAACGGACAAATAAC CTTGATTAATGATCAGAACGAGCGCATCATAGGCGATTATCAGAGTAAGCTTCTGTTGGCGGAGCGTCAGCTGCATAAGGCGGATGTGCGTGCGAGCACTTTGGATTCAAGTCGCGAAACCAATCGCAATGAGGTTACGCAATTGCGAACGGAAATCGGATCACTACGTCAGACCTACATTGCCTTGGAGCATGAAAAGGATATGCTGCTG AATCAATTGGATAACAAAACGGAGCGCCTTTATAAATTGGAGTACGAGCATAAAGATTGTAAGGAGAAACGACATGCACTGGAGCAAACGATTAAGGAACTGGAGTCACAAGTTGA CAAGCTGAACACAAGAACGCGCCAGCGCGACTCGGCATTGAATGAAACGTCAGCGGAAAGCAAAACATTGCGGCAGCAGATTGTGGCACTCAAAGCCAGCCGCGATGAGGCAATTGCGGAAAATGG GCGACTCACGGACAAATTGAGCGACGTCCAAATGGAGTCCAAGACGCTGCAAAAGAAGCTCAAGGACTCGGAACAGCAGGTGGCTAACATGAAACAGCAGTTGCACAAATACGTCCAGGAGGTGAAGAGGGCCGAGGATTTGCTTATGAATAAG GAAAAGGAGCGTGAGGAATTGCTCGAGCACTATCATAACTTGACCCACGACCAAGTCGTCTTGGAAGGTAACAATCAGAGCCTGGAATTTGAGGCGACAGAGTTCAA GCGGCAAATTTGCGAACTGGAGTGCGAAGTACGTTCGCTCAAGGATCAGCTCTGCTGCCGACAGTGCAAAATTGACGATTTGGAGATGCAGCTGACAGCCGCTCGCGCCTCCATGCGCTGCTTGGAAAGGGAACTTGAGAACGCACGCGAGCAGAAGATAGAGCTTGATGTGCGCAAGGAGCTATGTGATAAATTGGACATTGAAAAAGAGAAGCTAAATGCCGAGTTAAACGAACTAAATGAAGTTCGCCGAAAG CTGGAAAAGGAATGCGAAAAACTGCGCAACGAACTGCAGGAAAAGTTTGCATTAAATCAGGTAACCACTGAGACTACGGAGCAAATGCTGGAGCGGATACGCGGCGATCAACAGCGCCAGGATGAGGCGGAGCTAAGCGCGAAACGCGAAATGGAGCGTCTTAGACAGCTGCACGCAAAGACTGTG AGAGAACTTCAAGAAGAGCGTGAACGTTGCAATCAACAGGAACGTCTGGCCAATCAGTATGAGCGGCAGGCACAAGAGTTACGTAAAAATTTAACCGAGGATCGCTTTTGTCAGGCGCGCTCAAGGGAAGTCAGTCCCAAAGTCCCACCCCAAACGCTATAA
- the Cep135 gene encoding centrosomal protein of 135 kDa isoform X1 → MSDWDFKDLRAKLDVMGFNQTLPVLAIPLVGAIFGDLIKTTECLRDTKRQVADLLEEKACWELGVEPYKCDNSRLLAECNELHLQSLKEREGYELRLYEAERRIRNLQTDNEHLQSHNVQLQSQLDAFLSKQLINAATAKRTQLAISRQNKRPFISTVRSGEALPALSGISTNSSLKCTKCNAGVVQKTTTTTKDGVTVTHTSGAEEIDRLQNELTSAGEQLEFYKRKVESRNREIRRLNDLLAGGRPPAALAKDCCYKEVGALSQDIDMLQREKSELMAQVGEYQDKMHDAMQRALRIEEEKQKLQTQLYELKEAALQVEQQANSEIDAKELELRQLQTELKQFHRRNDQRTKNPRLAAGCDESSVHNDKRILNEKLNLLTRREEELEALNEKQKKKLLKMEAKMSTLQKELREQQQQSCVTLDEEKIRLKSERDFFQKEYLRLMSKSGSDSEVAFLQAQIKSKDDELHALRSELCQASVAKLQLSPRKGDHCDSLPPPTTTCSSNSNSNRSDCVQAAIGRVERERDCARIELERLRCERDTLREKQLSSVQLHAEELQALRLRNEDLQDRIRQLERDYRDLNTARVPTETHNALLKEDMAELNKRLATLQAENEHLRRENGQITLINDQNERIIGDYQSKLLLAERQLHKADVRASTLDSSRETNRNEVTQLRTEIGSLRQTYIALEHEKDMLLNQLDNKTERLYKLEYEHKDCKEKRHALEQTIKELESQVDKLNTRTRQRDSALNETSAESKTLRQQIVALKASRDEAIAENGRLTDKLSDVQMESKTLQKKLKDSEQQVANMKQQLHKYVQEVKRAEDLLMNKVYFVLKEKEREELLEHYHNLTHDQVVLEGNNQSLEFEATEFKRQICELECEVRSLKDQLCCRQCKIDDLEMQLTAARASMRCLERELENAREQKIELDVRKELCDKLDIEKEKLNAELNELNEVRRKLEKECEKLRNELQEKFALNQVTTETTEQMLERIRGDQQRQDEAELSAKREMERLRQLHAKTVRELQEERERCNQQERLANQYERQAQELRKNLTEDRFCQARSREVSPKVPPQTL, encoded by the exons atgagcGACTGGGATTTTAAGGATCTACGCGCAAAGCTCGATGTGATGGGCTTCAACCAAACGTTGCCCGTACTAGCAATACCGCTAGTTGGAGCTATATTTGGTGATTTAATCAAAACAACAGAATGCCTCCGTGATACAAAAAGGCAAGTTGCTGATCTCTTGGAA GAAAAAGCCTGCTGGGAACTGGGCGTTGAGCCCTACAAATGTGACAATTCGCGTTTGCTGGCCGAGTGTAACGAGCTGCACTTACAGTCTCTGAAAGAACGCGAAGGCTACGAACTCCGACTTTATG AGGCTGAGCGGCGCATACGCAATCTGCAGACTGATAACGAGCATTTGCAAAGCCATAATGTGCAACTACAAAGTCAACTTGATGCGTTTTTATCAAAGCAACTAATCAATGCGGCAACTGCTAAACGAACGCAGCTTGCGATATCAAGGCAGA ACAAACGGCCTTTTATAAGTACGGTTCGCTCTGGCGAAGCGTTGCCCGCCTTAAGTGGCATTTCAACCAACTCCTCGTTGAAATGCACCAAGTGCAATGCTGGAGTTGTTCAAAAGACTACAACGACCACTAAGGATGGCGTCACAGTAACGCATACAAGTGGAGCAGAAGAGATTGACAGACTGCAAAATGAGCTCACAAGTGCCGGCGAACAATTGGAGTTCTATAAGCGCAAAGTGGAATCGCGCAACCGGGAGATTCGACGGCTGAACGATTTGCTCGCAGGGGGCCGGCCACCCGCGGCATTAGCAAAAGACTGCTGCTACAAGGAAGTGGGCGCCCTCTCCCAGGACATTGACATGCTGCAGCGCGAGAAAAGCGAGCTGATGGCTCAGGTTGGCGAGTATCAAGATAAGATGCACGACGCCATGCAACGTGCGCTTCGCATTGAGGAAGAGAAACAAAAGTTGCAAACGCAACTGTACGAGTTAAAGGAAGCTGCTTTGCAGGTGGAGCAGCAAGCCAATTCCGAAATTGATGCGAAGGAATTAGAGCTGAGACAGTTGCAAACCGAGCTGAAGCAATTCCACCGACGCAATGATCAACGAACCAAGAACCCGCGTCTGGCCGCCGGGTGCGATGAATCCTCGGTCCACAATGACAAGCGAATTCTTAATGAAAAGCTCAATCTGCTAACTCGACGTGAAGAAGAGTTGGAAGCGCTAAATGAAAAGCAGAAAAAGAAGCTGCTCAAAATGGAAGCGAAGATGTCCACGCTACAAAAAGAGCtgcgggagcagcagcagcaaagctgTGTTACATTGGATGAGGAGAAAATACGATTAAAGTCTGAACGAGACTTTTTCCAAAAGGAGTATCTACGCCTCATGAGCAAATCCGGTTCGGACTCCGAGGTTGCGTTCCTGCAGGCccaaatcaaatcaaaggACGACGAGCTACATGCTCTTCGCTCAGAGTTATGCCAGGCGTCCGTTGCTAAGCTGCAGCTGTCACCCCGAAAGGGCGACCACTGCGACAGTTTACCACCACCCACCACCACATGCAGCtcgaacagcaacagcaatcgGAGCGACTGCGTCCAGGCTGCCATTGGACGCGTTGAACGCGAACGCGACTGTGCACGCATTGAGCTCGAACGCTTGCGTTGCGAGCGGGACACACTGCGGGAAAAACAGTTGAGCAGTGTCCAGCTGCATGCCGAGGAGCTGCAAGCTCTGCGTCTACGCAATGAGGACTTGCAGGATCGCATACGCCAGCTGGAGCGAGATTACCGTGACCTAAATACGGCACGCGTGCCCACTGAAACACATAATGCTCTCTTGAAGGAAGATATGGCTGAGCTAAACAAGCGCTTAGCGACGCTGCAGGCCGAGAATGAGCACCTGAGGAGGGAGAACGGACAAATAAC CTTGATTAATGATCAGAACGAGCGCATCATAGGCGATTATCAGAGTAAGCTTCTGTTGGCGGAGCGTCAGCTGCATAAGGCGGATGTGCGTGCGAGCACTTTGGATTCAAGTCGCGAAACCAATCGCAATGAGGTTACGCAATTGCGAACGGAAATCGGATCACTACGTCAGACCTACATTGCCTTGGAGCATGAAAAGGATATGCTGCTG AATCAATTGGATAACAAAACGGAGCGCCTTTATAAATTGGAGTACGAGCATAAAGATTGTAAGGAGAAACGACATGCACTGGAGCAAACGATTAAGGAACTGGAGTCACAAGTTGA CAAGCTGAACACAAGAACGCGCCAGCGCGACTCGGCATTGAATGAAACGTCAGCGGAAAGCAAAACATTGCGGCAGCAGATTGTGGCACTCAAAGCCAGCCGCGATGAGGCAATTGCGGAAAATGG GCGACTCACGGACAAATTGAGCGACGTCCAAATGGAGTCCAAGACGCTGCAAAAGAAGCTCAAGGACTCGGAACAGCAGGTGGCTAACATGAAACAGCAGTTGCACAAATACGTCCAGGAGGTGAAGAGGGCCGAGGATTTGCTTATGAATAAG GTATACTTTGTCTTAAAGGAAAAGGAGCGTGAGGAATTGCTCGAGCACTATCATAACTTGACCCACGACCAAGTCGTCTTGGAAGGTAACAATCAGAGCCTGGAATTTGAGGCGACAGAGTTCAA GCGGCAAATTTGCGAACTGGAGTGCGAAGTACGTTCGCTCAAGGATCAGCTCTGCTGCCGACAGTGCAAAATTGACGATTTGGAGATGCAGCTGACAGCCGCTCGCGCCTCCATGCGCTGCTTGGAAAGGGAACTTGAGAACGCACGCGAGCAGAAGATAGAGCTTGATGTGCGCAAGGAGCTATGTGATAAATTGGACATTGAAAAAGAGAAGCTAAATGCCGAGTTAAACGAACTAAATGAAGTTCGCCGAAAG CTGGAAAAGGAATGCGAAAAACTGCGCAACGAACTGCAGGAAAAGTTTGCATTAAATCAGGTAACCACTGAGACTACGGAGCAAATGCTGGAGCGGATACGCGGCGATCAACAGCGCCAGGATGAGGCGGAGCTAAGCGCGAAACGCGAAATGGAGCGTCTTAGACAGCTGCACGCAAAGACTGTG AGAGAACTTCAAGAAGAGCGTGAACGTTGCAATCAACAGGAACGTCTGGCCAATCAGTATGAGCGGCAGGCACAAGAGTTACGTAAAAATTTAACCGAGGATCGCTTTTGTCAGGCGCGCTCAAGGGAAGTCAGTCCCAAAGTCCCACCCCAAACGCTATAA
- the Cep135 gene encoding centrosomal protein of 135 kDa isoform X3 codes for MSDWDFKDLRAKLDVMGFNQTLPVLAIPLVGAIFGDLIKTTECLRDTKRQVADLLEEKACWELGVEPYKCDNSRLLAECNELHLQSLKEREGYELRLYEAERRIRNLQTDNEHLQSHNVQLQSQLDAFLSKQLINAATAKRTQLAISRQNKRPFISTVRSGEALPALSGISTNSSLKCTKCNAGVVQKTTTTTKDGVTVTHTSGAEEIDRLQNELTSAGEQLEFYKRKVESRNREIRRLNDLLAGGRPPAALAKDCCYKEVGALSQDIDMLQREKSELMAQVGEYQDKMHDAMQRALRIEEEKQKLQTQLYELKEAALQVEQQANSEIDAKELELRQLQTELKQFHRRNDQRTKNPRLAAGCDESSVHNDKRILNEKLNLLTRREEELEALNEKQKKKLLKMEAKMSTLQKELREQQQQSCVTLDEEKIRLKSERDFFQKEYLRLMSKSGSDSEVAFLQAQIKSKDDELHALRSELCQASVAKLQLSPRKGDHCDSLPPPTTTCSSNSNSNRSDCVQAAIGRVERERDCARIELERLRCERDTLREKQLSSVQLHAEELQALRLRNEDLQDRIRQLERDYRDLNTARVPTETHNALLKEDMAELNKRLATLQAENEHLRRENGQITLINDQNERIIGDYQSKLLLAERQLHKADVRASTLDSSRETNRNEVTQLRTEIGSLRQTYIALEHEKDMLLNQLDNKTERLYKLEYEHKDCKEKRHALEQTIKELESQVDKLNTRTRQRDSALNETSAESKTLRQQIVALKASRDEAIAENGRLTDKLSDVQMESKTLQKKLKDSEQQVANMKQQLHKYVQEVKRAEDLLMNKVYFVLKEKEREELLEHYHNLTHDQVVLEGNNQSLEFEATEFKRQICELECEVRSLKDQLCCRQCKIDDLEMQLTAARASMRCLERELENAREQKIELDVRKELCDKLDIEKEKLNAELNELNEVRRKAILRIGGYGYEGTAAIALAEDIKKAGKN; via the exons atgagcGACTGGGATTTTAAGGATCTACGCGCAAAGCTCGATGTGATGGGCTTCAACCAAACGTTGCCCGTACTAGCAATACCGCTAGTTGGAGCTATATTTGGTGATTTAATCAAAACAACAGAATGCCTCCGTGATACAAAAAGGCAAGTTGCTGATCTCTTGGAA GAAAAAGCCTGCTGGGAACTGGGCGTTGAGCCCTACAAATGTGACAATTCGCGTTTGCTGGCCGAGTGTAACGAGCTGCACTTACAGTCTCTGAAAGAACGCGAAGGCTACGAACTCCGACTTTATG AGGCTGAGCGGCGCATACGCAATCTGCAGACTGATAACGAGCATTTGCAAAGCCATAATGTGCAACTACAAAGTCAACTTGATGCGTTTTTATCAAAGCAACTAATCAATGCGGCAACTGCTAAACGAACGCAGCTTGCGATATCAAGGCAGA ACAAACGGCCTTTTATAAGTACGGTTCGCTCTGGCGAAGCGTTGCCCGCCTTAAGTGGCATTTCAACCAACTCCTCGTTGAAATGCACCAAGTGCAATGCTGGAGTTGTTCAAAAGACTACAACGACCACTAAGGATGGCGTCACAGTAACGCATACAAGTGGAGCAGAAGAGATTGACAGACTGCAAAATGAGCTCACAAGTGCCGGCGAACAATTGGAGTTCTATAAGCGCAAAGTGGAATCGCGCAACCGGGAGATTCGACGGCTGAACGATTTGCTCGCAGGGGGCCGGCCACCCGCGGCATTAGCAAAAGACTGCTGCTACAAGGAAGTGGGCGCCCTCTCCCAGGACATTGACATGCTGCAGCGCGAGAAAAGCGAGCTGATGGCTCAGGTTGGCGAGTATCAAGATAAGATGCACGACGCCATGCAACGTGCGCTTCGCATTGAGGAAGAGAAACAAAAGTTGCAAACGCAACTGTACGAGTTAAAGGAAGCTGCTTTGCAGGTGGAGCAGCAAGCCAATTCCGAAATTGATGCGAAGGAATTAGAGCTGAGACAGTTGCAAACCGAGCTGAAGCAATTCCACCGACGCAATGATCAACGAACCAAGAACCCGCGTCTGGCCGCCGGGTGCGATGAATCCTCGGTCCACAATGACAAGCGAATTCTTAATGAAAAGCTCAATCTGCTAACTCGACGTGAAGAAGAGTTGGAAGCGCTAAATGAAAAGCAGAAAAAGAAGCTGCTCAAAATGGAAGCGAAGATGTCCACGCTACAAAAAGAGCtgcgggagcagcagcagcaaagctgTGTTACATTGGATGAGGAGAAAATACGATTAAAGTCTGAACGAGACTTTTTCCAAAAGGAGTATCTACGCCTCATGAGCAAATCCGGTTCGGACTCCGAGGTTGCGTTCCTGCAGGCccaaatcaaatcaaaggACGACGAGCTACATGCTCTTCGCTCAGAGTTATGCCAGGCGTCCGTTGCTAAGCTGCAGCTGTCACCCCGAAAGGGCGACCACTGCGACAGTTTACCACCACCCACCACCACATGCAGCtcgaacagcaacagcaatcgGAGCGACTGCGTCCAGGCTGCCATTGGACGCGTTGAACGCGAACGCGACTGTGCACGCATTGAGCTCGAACGCTTGCGTTGCGAGCGGGACACACTGCGGGAAAAACAGTTGAGCAGTGTCCAGCTGCATGCCGAGGAGCTGCAAGCTCTGCGTCTACGCAATGAGGACTTGCAGGATCGCATACGCCAGCTGGAGCGAGATTACCGTGACCTAAATACGGCACGCGTGCCCACTGAAACACATAATGCTCTCTTGAAGGAAGATATGGCTGAGCTAAACAAGCGCTTAGCGACGCTGCAGGCCGAGAATGAGCACCTGAGGAGGGAGAACGGACAAATAAC CTTGATTAATGATCAGAACGAGCGCATCATAGGCGATTATCAGAGTAAGCTTCTGTTGGCGGAGCGTCAGCTGCATAAGGCGGATGTGCGTGCGAGCACTTTGGATTCAAGTCGCGAAACCAATCGCAATGAGGTTACGCAATTGCGAACGGAAATCGGATCACTACGTCAGACCTACATTGCCTTGGAGCATGAAAAGGATATGCTGCTG AATCAATTGGATAACAAAACGGAGCGCCTTTATAAATTGGAGTACGAGCATAAAGATTGTAAGGAGAAACGACATGCACTGGAGCAAACGATTAAGGAACTGGAGTCACAAGTTGA CAAGCTGAACACAAGAACGCGCCAGCGCGACTCGGCATTGAATGAAACGTCAGCGGAAAGCAAAACATTGCGGCAGCAGATTGTGGCACTCAAAGCCAGCCGCGATGAGGCAATTGCGGAAAATGG GCGACTCACGGACAAATTGAGCGACGTCCAAATGGAGTCCAAGACGCTGCAAAAGAAGCTCAAGGACTCGGAACAGCAGGTGGCTAACATGAAACAGCAGTTGCACAAATACGTCCAGGAGGTGAAGAGGGCCGAGGATTTGCTTATGAATAAG GTATACTTTGTCTTAAAGGAAAAGGAGCGTGAGGAATTGCTCGAGCACTATCATAACTTGACCCACGACCAAGTCGTCTTGGAAGGTAACAATCAGAGCCTGGAATTTGAGGCGACAGAGTTCAA GCGGCAAATTTGCGAACTGGAGTGCGAAGTACGTTCGCTCAAGGATCAGCTCTGCTGCCGACAGTGCAAAATTGACGATTTGGAGATGCAGCTGACAGCCGCTCGCGCCTCCATGCGCTGCTTGGAAAGGGAACTTGAGAACGCACGCGAGCAGAAGATAGAGCTTGATGTGCGCAAGGAGCTATGTGATAAATTGGACATTGAAAAAGAGAAGCTAAATGCCGAGTTAAACGAACTAAATGAAGTTCGCCGAAAG GCTATTCTTAGGATTGGAGGATACGGCTATGAAGGAACTGCGGCTATAGCTTTGGCAGAGGACATTAAGAAAGCTggtaaaaattaa